Proteins encoded together in one Microcaecilia unicolor chromosome 3, aMicUni1.1, whole genome shotgun sequence window:
- the LOC115466873 gene encoding oocyte zinc finger protein XlCOF7.1-like: MDHPESETSEQVHSPVTDDGFRNDSETVRMCSKQQKKEWKHQDPSRDGIDPSADCQGSISTIIPSSVKAEGQTGEKLDREKRNCNYCPKCVQPGRLECDRDFKSDDIWETFTPDSNVIEHHISRLRTEVHDSGGTHKTNLSGYCEKPFKSSECENCVSEKRNVQLDKMVHMGHKVFKCFKNEAYMQLHEMSHKGNKPFNCSECDKCFRCKAELTVHIRTHTGEKPFKCSECDKCFKSMSELKRHKRTEQKPFLCSECNKSFRCKSELAIHKTTHTGKKPFQCSECGKCFMYKYTLTNHQRIHTGEKPFKCSKCDKCFKTTSELKRHKMICTGQKPFPCSECNKSFRCKSELTIHKRSHTGEKPFQCLECDKCFMYKSKLIMHLRCHMGEKLFKCSECDKCFRWKSDLTIHLRTHTGEKPFKCSECDKCFKSMSELKRHKRIKQKPYLCSECNKCFRAKSELAVHKTTHTGENPFQCSECDKCFRWKSDLTIHVRIHTGEKPFKCSECDKCFKSMSELKRHKRTEQKPFPCSECNKCFRCKSELAIHKRSHTGVIHAL; this comes from the coding sequence ATGATGGATTTAGGAATGACAGTGAAACAGTGAGAATGTGCAGTAAACAGCaaaaaaaggaatggaaacaCCAAGACCCCTCCAGAGACGGCATCGATCCTTCAGCTGACTGTCAGGGAAGTATCAGTACCATAATACCGAGCAGTGTTAAAGCAGAAGGCCAGACAGGAGAAAAATTAGACAGAGAAAAGAGAAACTGCAACTATTGCCCAAAATGTGTACAACCTGGACGACTCGAATGTGACAGAGATTTTAAAAGTGATGATATTTGGGAAACCTTTACCCCAGACTCAAATGTTATTGAGCACCACATAAGCAGGCTTAGAACTGAAGTTCATGATTCTGGTGGTACACACAAAACTAACCTATCTGGATACTGTGAAAAACCATTTAAAAGTTCTGAATGTGAAAACTGTGTGAGTGAGAAAAGGAATGTACAACTGGATAAAATGGTGCATATGGGACAtaaagtatttaaatgtttcaaaAATGAAGCCTATATGCAACTGCATGAAATGAGTCACAAAGGAAACAAGCCATTTaactgttctgaatgtgataaatgttttagaTGCAAAGCTGAGCTGACAGTTCATATAAGGACTCATACGggtgagaaaccatttaaatgttcagaatgtgataaatgttttaaaagcatGTCTGAGCTGAAACGGCACAAAAGGACTGAACAGAAGCCATTTCTATGTTCAGAATGCAATAAAAGTTTTAGATGCAAATCTGAACTGGCAATTCACAAAACAACTCATACAGGAaaaaaaccatttcaatgttcagaatgtggtaaatgttttATGTATAAGTACACACTGACAAATCATCAAAGGATTCATACCGGAGAGAAACCATTCAAATGTTcaaaatgtgataaatgttttaaaactaCGTCTGAGCTGAAACGCCACAAAATGATTTGTACTGGACAGAAGCCATTTCCATGTTcagaatgtaataaaagttttaGATGCAAATCTGAACTGACAATTCACAAAAGGAgtcatacaggagaaaaaccatttcaatgtttagaatgtgataaatgttttatgTACAAGAGCAAGCTGATAATGCATTTAAGATGTCATATGGGAGAGAAactatttaaatgttcagaatgtgataaatgttttagaTGGAAATCTGATCTGACAATTCATTTAAGGACTCATACGggtgagaaaccatttaaatgttcagaatgtgataaatgttttaaaagcatGTCCGAGCTGAAACGGCACAAAAGGATTAAACAGAAGCCATATTTATGTTCAGAATGTAATAAATGTTTTAGAGCCAAATCTGAACTGGCAGTTCACAAAACAACTCATACAGGAGAAAacccatttcaatgttcagaatgtgataaatgttttagaTGGAAATCTGATCTGACAATTCATGTAAGGATTCATACGggtgagaaaccatttaaatgttcagaatgtgataaatgttttaaaagcatGTCTGAGCTGAAACGGCACAAAAGGACTGAACAGAAGCCATTTCCGTGTTCAGAATGTAATAAATGTTTTAGATGCAAATCTGAACTGGCAATTCACAAAAGGAGTCATACAGGAGTCATAcacgctctttga